CGCTGGATCCGCCCGAGGTCCGCCGCCTGGTCCACCTTCCGGGACCGGACGTACTGGAGGGCCCGGCCGCCCTTCAGCCGGTGCTTGCCCGGCTTCAGATCGAGCTTGGTGGCCTTGTCCTGGAGGCGCCGGGCGGTGCACACCTCGACGCCGCCGACCTTGTCGACGGAGTCGATGAAACGCCGGAAGTCCAGCTGGAGGTAGTTGTCGATGCTCAGCCCGGTCATCGACTCGACGGTGGCGACGGTGAGCCGGGGGCCGCCCTCGGCGTACGCGCCGTTGATCTTCGAGGGCCGCGCCGGCAGCTGCTTGCCGGTGCCCTCGTCGCGGTGGGGCGGGATGTCGGCGTAGGAGTCGCGGGGGAGCGCGACGACACTCACGCGGTCCCGGCGGGCCGACACATGGACCACCATCAGGACGTCCGTGCAGTCACAGGCGACGCCGCCGGCGTGGAACTCGCGCTGCTCCGCGGCGGAGATCGTGTCACGGCCGTCCGTGCCCATCACGAGGATGTCGGTGCCGTGCGGGGTGGGTGCGGTCCGGCCGGGCAGAGCGGCGGCCCCGAGCAGCAGGACGGAGGTCGTCAGGACGACCGAGGAAAGGGTTCTCTTCATCGTCACGTGCCGGAACGTAAGCGAGCGGGCCGCCGTTGGTACGGCGGCCCGCTGACGGGGACTCAAGAATCAGCCCCAGGGCTCATCGGCCCACGGTGCGCGACAGCTCAGCTGCGCGAGGCGCCGTTGCCTGACAGGGCCGAGATGTCGTCCAGGATGTGCGACAGCGGCTCGTCGCCCTTGGCCTGGGTGCTGTTCTCGACACACTGCTGGTTCTGCGGGGCCGACAGGATCGGCACGTCCTGCAGGACGCCGACGGCGGCCAGGCCGAGGATCCCCTGGAGGTTCGCCTTCGCCGGCAGGCCGATGCAGGGCTTGTTGAGCGAACCCTGGATGAGCGCCATCTGCGGGCTCATGTTGCCGTAGGTCGCCGAGTTGCCGAACGACTGCGAAGCACCGTTGCCGCTCGCCGACGTGGTGCCGTGGTCGTTGCCGATGGCCATGGCGGGGGAGGCGGCACCCACGACGGAAGCGGCGACCGCGGCGGAAGCCAGAACCTTCTTGATCACTTGCTAGTCCCTTCTGAAGAAACCCCGTCCACCGGAGCGCTCTGGACAACTGCCCCGGTGCCGCTTGGTTGCTGTCATTCACTCCGATGGCCCAAAGGGGATCCGGCGAATTCCGCGCCGCGAGAGGTCCATTCGGGTGACGGGTCGAAACCAATCCAGGTGCCACAGGTTGATGCGGAGGCAGGAACAGTGCGTCTCGTCCCCGGGGACGTGTCCCAGGAGACGTCCCCCAGGAAAGGAAAACGAAATGCTGAAGAAGGCAATGGCCGTGGCGGCGGTCGCCGCGTCCGTCGTCGGCGCCTCGGCGGCGGTGGCCCCCCAGGCGCTTGCCATCGGCAACGACCACGGCACCACCTCGGCCAGCGGCAACGGCGCCCACAGCGCGTTCGGCAACTCGGTCACCAAGGGCGACATGAGCCCGCAGGCCACGCTGGTCCAGAGCTCGCTGAACAAGCTCTGCGTCGGTCTGCCCGCGAAGGCGAACCTGCAGGGCATCGTCGGCATCATCGCCGCCGTCGGTGTCGCGCAGGACGTGCCGATCCTGTCGGCCCCGCAGAACCAGCAGTGCGCGGAGAACTCGACGCAGGCCAAGGGTGACGAGCCGCTGTCGCACATCCTGGACGACGTCTCGGCGCTGTCCGGCAACGGTGCCTCGCACAGCTGAATCCACCGCTTCGAAATCGCCCGGGCAGACAGCCCGGGCGATTTTTCGTTGCTGATACACCGTCAATTGCCTTTTCCGTTGCTCAGGTGAGGCGTTTCCTTGAAGGCGTTCGAGTGAATTACCCGGCGACACACGTTCCGTAGTTTCCTTCGCTGTCTATCCCTCGTTCTACAGCCTGCAGGTCATGGTGCGAGCCGTTCCGACTGCGCTCGCTCGGTTTCTACCGACACTTCTGGCATGACCGCAGAGAAGGGAAATCTCATGAAGAAGACCGCTGCTGTCGTCGCGGGCGCGATCATGGCCCTCGGCATGGCCGCCCCGGCCTTCGCCGACGCCGGTGCCCAGGGCACCGCCGTGGGCTCCCCGGGTCTCCTCTCCGGCAACGTGGTCCAGGTTCCGGTGCACGTGCCGATCAACGTGTGCGGCAACACCGTGAACGTCATCGCGCTGCTGAACCCGGCCTTCGGCAACAGCTGCACCAACGACTGACGACGTAACGCGCCAGCCGCCCGGCTGTGCCATGGCCGGCCCCGGACGTCTTCCAGTCGTTCGGGGCCGGCTTTTCCCACTTCTTCGAGCAGGAAGACAACGAGATTGCGACAGACCCTGAGCAAGGGAATGGTCGCGGCCGCCGCCGCGACGAGCATTCTGTCCCTGTGCGGCAGTCCCGCGATCGCCGACTCACACGCGGGCGGGGCAGCCAAGGACTCGCCGGGCGTGCTGTCCGGCAACACCGCGCAGGCGCCGCTCGAGGTGCCGGTCAACGCCTGTGGTGACTCCGTGGACGTGATCGCCGCGCTCGACCCGGCGTTCGGCAACTCCTGCGCGAACGGCCCGGTCACGCACAAGGGCGCCTCCCACGGCTCCCACGGCCGGCACGGCCACGGCTCCCACGGCGGCTACGGGGACGACCACGGCTACGGCGACGACGACTGTGACACCGACGGCGGCTACGGCGGCTACGGCGAGGACTGCGGGGAGACCCCGCCCCCGACCAAGCCCCCGCACACACCCCCGACGAAGCCCCCGCACACCCCGCCGCACACACCCCCGCACACGCCTCCGCACACCCCGCCGACGACGCCGGGCACCCCGCCGACGACGACGCCTCCCCACACCCCGCCCCACACCCCACCGCACACCACCCCGCCGGGGACACCGACGACGCCGGGCACCCCGCCGACGACGACACCCCCGCACACTCCGCCGCACACCACTCCGCCGCACACGCCCCCGCACAGCACCCCACCGCACACGCCCCCGCACACCCCGCCGGGCACGCCCCCGACGACGACGCCTCCGCACACGCCCCCGACCACCACTCCGCCCAGCACCCCACCGCACCTGCCGCACACCGGCAGCAGCGGTGAGGCCATGCTGGCCGCCTCGGGGGTCAGCGCCGCGATGATCGTGGCCGGAGCCGTCCTGTACCGACGGGGCCGGGCCGCGTCCCGACGCTAGTCCCGCACCGGGTGCCGGGTCCCACCGACCCGGCACCCGCGCCCGCCACCGGGCCGTACCTCAGCGGCTGCCCGCCCTCTCGTCACCGGGCAGGTCGGAAAGCCCGGTGAGTTCCTCCGGCCCCGTCGGGTCGGTCAGCCGGGGCAGGTCGGTCAGGGACGCCACCGGCGCCGACCCCTGGCGGATCACCTGCGCGGCCGTCCGCTGCCGGCGCCGCACGCACAGCCGACGCACCCGTTCCAGCAGGCGCCGGGACACATGCCGGGCCCACAGCGCCCACATCATCCACCCGGGCCCCCGGTCGTCCGCCGCGTGCCACGCGAGCTCCCGCCGGGCCGGCGCCGGACGCAGCGCGGTCAGCGGCGCGTAGTTCTCCACCACGAACGCCCGCCCGGGCAGCGCCACCCCGTCCGGCAGCGGCCTGTGGGTCAGGT
Above is a window of Streptomyces griseorubiginosus DNA encoding:
- a CDS encoding chaplin yields the protein MTAEKGNLMKKTAAVVAGAIMALGMAAPAFADAGAQGTAVGSPGLLSGNVVQVPVHVPINVCGNTVNVIALLNPAFGNSCTND
- a CDS encoding rodlin, which encodes MLKKAMAVAAVAASVVGASAAVAPQALAIGNDHGTTSASGNGAHSAFGNSVTKGDMSPQATLVQSSLNKLCVGLPAKANLQGIVGIIAAVGVAQDVPILSAPQNQQCAENSTQAKGDEPLSHILDDVSALSGNGASHS
- a CDS encoding chaplin, giving the protein MRQTLSKGMVAAAAATSILSLCGSPAIADSHAGGAAKDSPGVLSGNTAQAPLEVPVNACGDSVDVIAALDPAFGNSCANGPVTHKGASHGSHGRHGHGSHGGYGDDHGYGDDDCDTDGGYGGYGEDCGETPPPTKPPHTPPTKPPHTPPHTPPHTPPHTPPTTPGTPPTTTPPHTPPHTPPHTTPPGTPTTPGTPPTTTPPHTPPHTTPPHTPPHSTPPHTPPHTPPGTPPTTTPPHTPPTTTPPSTPPHLPHTGSSGEAMLAASGVSAAMIVAGAVLYRRGRAASRR
- a CDS encoding LCP family protein, which produces MKRTLSSVVLTTSVLLLGAAALPGRTAPTPHGTDILVMGTDGRDTISAAEQREFHAGGVACDCTDVLMVVHVSARRDRVSVVALPRDSYADIPPHRDEGTGKQLPARPSKINGAYAEGGPRLTVATVESMTGLSIDNYLQLDFRRFIDSVDKVGGVEVCTARRLQDKATKLDLKPGKHRLKGGRALQYVRSRKVDQAADLGRIQRQQRFLVQTLRGLQAKRLLTDPVKTAGVVRTLLGSGQVEQGFAAADLVELAAALHKVPAKNTEFATVPVAGFNPTRPDIGSTLAWDKVKAAAMFKKLREDRPLIKAGTDPKPYDPPRLTGAVTVRGSAYACT
- a CDS encoding rodlin; translated protein: MIKKVLASAAVAASVVGAASPAMAIGNDHGTTSASGNGASQSFGNSATYGNMSPQMALIQGSLNKPCIGLPAKANLQGILGLAAVGVLQDVPILSAPQNQQCVENSTQAKGDEPLSHILDDISALSGNGASRS